A portion of the Bacteroidetes Order II. bacterium genome contains these proteins:
- a CDS encoding BlaI/MecI/CopY family transcriptional regulator, which yields MTNEALSRRERQIMDILFRMKEASAEEIREAMEDAPSNASVRTLLRILAEKQHIQYRTVGNKYLYSPATPTNEAGKSALKRVLNTFFGGSATQAVATMLSRKEISEQELDELQTMINKAREEGR from the coding sequence ATGACCAATGAAGCCCTAAGCCGTCGTGAACGGCAAATCATGGATATTCTTTTTCGGATGAAAGAAGCCTCTGCCGAGGAAATCCGCGAAGCCATGGAAGACGCCCCCAGCAATGCCTCGGTACGCACGTTATTGCGCATTTTAGCCGAGAAACAACACATCCAGTACCGAACAGTAGGGAATAAGTACCTCTATTCACCTGCTACGCCCACCAATGAAGCGGGAAAATCGGCCTTGAAGCGGGTTTTAAATACGTTTTTTGGTGGTTCTGCCACCCAAGCCGTAGCCACGATGCTCTCGCGTAAAGAAATATCGGAACAAGAATTAGACGAACTGCAAACGATGATCAACAAAGCCCGTGAAGAAGGGCGTTAA